A single Altererythrobacter sp. BO-6 DNA region contains:
- the murC gene encoding UDP-N-acetylmuramate--L-alanine ligase, whose product MKGVGTDIGTIHFVGIGGIGMSGIAEVMHNLGYKVQGSDISEGPSVERLRARGIEVMVGHARENVDGAAVVVTSTAVRRTNPEVAAALENRIPVVRRAEMLAELMRLKSTVAVAGTHGKTTTTSMIAALLDRGGIDPTVINGGIIEQYGSNARLGASDWMVVEADESDGSFLRLDGTIAVVTNIDPEHLDHYGDFDGVKRAFVEFIHNVPFYGAAVLCIDHPEVQAVIGQVRDRKVVTYGFSLQADICGVNIRPDAGGNVFDVMVRQRGEEDRRIEGVRLPMPGRHNVQNALAAIAVAIEMGCDDEVIRQGFGAFGGVRRRFTKVGEVAGATVIDDYAHHPVEIQAVLAAAREAVGGENGGRVIAVAQPHRFTRLRDLMDEFQSCFNDADQVYVTPVYTAGEDPIEGINAEALVAGLKSRGHRAAATVADQQELAQVLAGTLSAGDIVVCLGAGDITKWAAGLAPAIGNAIAGAQSE is encoded by the coding sequence ATGAAGGGCGTCGGGACTGATATCGGGACGATCCATTTCGTCGGCATCGGCGGGATCGGCATGTCCGGCATCGCCGAGGTGATGCACAACCTTGGCTACAAGGTGCAGGGCTCGGACATTTCCGAAGGGCCCAGCGTCGAACGGCTGCGGGCACGCGGGATCGAAGTGATGGTTGGCCATGCGCGCGAGAATGTGGACGGCGCGGCCGTTGTCGTAACCTCAACCGCTGTGCGCCGCACCAACCCCGAAGTGGCCGCAGCGCTGGAAAACCGCATCCCCGTGGTTCGCCGTGCGGAGATGCTGGCCGAGCTGATGCGCCTGAAGTCGACCGTCGCGGTTGCCGGCACGCATGGCAAGACCACCACCACCAGCATGATCGCCGCGCTGCTCGACCGCGGCGGGATCGATCCCACGGTGATCAATGGCGGGATCATCGAGCAGTATGGCTCGAATGCGCGGCTGGGCGCGTCGGACTGGATGGTGGTCGAGGCCGACGAAAGCGATGGCAGCTTCCTGCGGCTCGACGGCACGATCGCGGTCGTAACCAATATCGATCCCGAGCATCTCGATCACTACGGCGATTTCGACGGTGTGAAGCGCGCCTTCGTGGAATTCATCCACAACGTGCCGTTCTATGGCGCGGCGGTGCTGTGCATCGACCACCCCGAAGTGCAGGCGGTGATCGGCCAGGTGCGTGACCGCAAGGTGGTAACCTATGGCTTCTCGCTCCAGGCCGACATCTGCGGGGTAAACATTCGCCCAGATGCGGGCGGCAATGTGTTCGACGTCATGGTTCGCCAGCGCGGAGAGGAAGATCGCCGGATCGAAGGCGTGCGCTTGCCGATGCCCGGTCGCCACAATGTCCAGAACGCACTGGCGGCGATTGCCGTCGCGATCGAGATGGGCTGCGATGATGAGGTGATCCGCCAAGGCTTTGGCGCATTCGGCGGAGTGCGGCGGCGCTTCACCAAGGTTGGCGAGGTGGCCGGCGCGACCGTTATTGACGATTACGCTCATCACCCGGTCGAAATCCAGGCCGTGCTGGCCGCCGCGCGCGAGGCCGTCGGTGGCGAAAATGGCGGACGCGTGATTGCGGTCGCCCAGCCGCACCGCTTTACCCGCCTGCGTGATTTGATGGACGAGTTCCAGAGCTGCTTTAACGACGCTGACCAGGTCTACGTGACGCCGGTCTACACCGCTGGCGAAGACCCGATCGAAGGCATCAATGCCGAAGCGCTGGTGGCCGGACTGAAATCGCGCGGGCATCGCGCCGCCGCGACCGTCGCAGACCAGCAGGAACTGGCGCAGGTGCTGGCAGGCACTCTTTCTGCGGGCGATATCGTGGTCTGCCTGGGGGCGGGCGATATCACCAAATGGGCTGCCGGGCTCGCACCGGCGATTGGCAATGCGATTGCTGGGGCGCAGTCGGAATGA